TCTAAGAATAAcgcaaataaaatacaaatttctTTAGGCATACTTTATTGAGTgatcataattcataaatttaataaatagattGATAAAGTCACTTTACAGTTTGTTAGGATCTGATGTGATATATTTTGATTTCTCAATGGATAATTAGTACTTCTCTTCCTATCTAAAATTTCATTGCACATTTTACCTATTACCTTTTTTACCTTTCTTTTGTGGGAAGCTAGTGTGAGGAAGCGGTACGGAATGACCTGTCTTTTTTAaatgttcaaataatttattctttgaAGCGAAATCTGTCTGGCAAATAACACATCTAAGATTCAATGCACTACTGGAATCCTCGGTTTCACTAGCTTTAGTTCGTACCGGCTTCCTTTCAACTAGCTTCTTCACTTTAACATTTCGTTGAGTTTTTGGTAACGCAGGCCTGTCTCTAGGCAAGGCTGAATCGCATAAAGCGTCATCTGTAGGTGTAGTACTAGAGACTTCGTACAAGTTCTCAGTGGAAGTCTGAGATTGAGATCCTTTTTTGAGATCAGCTTCTTTCTTAGCCTGAATTTGACTCTTGAGCATGTTGAACTTCTTGGCTTTTCTGCACCGAGATGGACCCTCTATTTCATTAAAGCTCATCTCATCGTGGCTATCATTGCCCTCACTCTCAGGCATGGGAATAAAAGCTTTcttcttatttttctttttcttctggCTCTTGGGTAAAGCCTGTAAACAAACatcatttttctttaaaattatttataagctttctttaaaatattgcaataaagctggaaatagaaacatttaaaaaattacttctTTACAAAGAAGGAAAAATCAAACTCTAGGTTCTATAAGATCACACTGCAACATCACATGACTTCAAAATGAATCATAATGTTAGAAGTAGGTATGTTCCTATTCTGAAATGTTTCAATATTCACCAAAGCAGAAATGAGCGGAGTTGTGCTTAGCAGGCCATTCAGGCTCTATTATCTATTAATTCTAACATAATTTATCTGCTGGACATATCTCTGCTCAGTTCCACTTAAATGGATACTGGGCCGTATCTGTACTATAGACACCTATTTTTACAATGAAGACAATACCTGTATTTGATCCGAATCATCACTCAAAGTTTCCCGTATATCATTGTCTTCAATATCAGAAGTCGAGTTATCACATTCCTCCTCCGTCAAACCATTCACTTTATCTTTAGTTTTCCTAGGGCTCTCCTGCACATCATCATTTTCACCAGGGTCTGATATCTCAATATCGTCACCTAGAGTCATGTTAGCAACATTTTCCTTATGTTTCCTACTATTCTCATGATTTTCGAATGAGTTCACATTCTTAAATAGTTTATTGCAAGCTGAGcaatacagattttttattgCAGATTTGTTTTTAGAGGATGATTTTGTTGCTCTTGATGTTTCGCTTACCTGAAATagaaatgttttgaaaaattattgttGAGATTGAATAGATAGTTCTTAGGTGTGTATGAGTGTGCGTGCGTGGGTGTATATGAGCGTGTACCCGTGTGTGTGTTTTAATATGTTGCATGGAGCTGTTCTCTATAATGCTGGCATACAAGTTCAACTTTGCAGCAGACTAGAAGCAGCTTTCTGCCAACTGAAAGCCATATATCATGCACATATTTGACACAGTGCATGACATCATGCACACTGCTAGCCATATACCGTTAAGTTTACTGGATGCAGCTTAAATTACGCTGCAAGCTTGACTGTAAACTTTGTCGAACTTGATCATGTATAGCCAGCATATGTAGATTCCCACTAAAAAAAAGTTCAGACAATCCACCCAAGCAAATCCATCCATACAAAAATTGTACCTCCTCAGTCTTAGAACTTTCTTCATTACTGCTCTCCATGCCCCCCTCACTGATGGTATCATCATCAGAGGAAATCCCAAACTCCTCAGCCAGCAATGACTCAATTTCACTAAGTTTCTTCTGATATTCCTCGCTCTGGAGGAAAGATGATTCTCCTTCTTGTTTTTTTGCTTCTTCTATTTCTTTCTGCCTTTGAATTATCCTCTCTCTGCGCACTTGTTCTGCCTGGAAgatagaataatttattttgatattacttTATCTGTTTGATTGTCAgtattgacataataatatctaaaacacttttaacaaaacatTAGCTGTGTGATAGACTTAAATAGTGAGACTAACTTAAACTGGTACCTGCCCTAAGCTAACTTAAAGTTATTATGAAATCACAAttaattcagatttttatttttgaatgtaaGAATTAAGTAACAAAGAGAAAGaattattaataaatcattTCTCTTAGGTTGTAGTATTTTTGGACCCATCAATTTTAGTATTAAATATTAGCTAATACCAGTGAATGTCCGCATCATCTAGGTTTTCATTTCCAGGATTAAAGTACACTATGTCAGTCTCCAGAATGT
The window above is part of the Maniola jurtina chromosome 12, ilManJurt1.1, whole genome shotgun sequence genome. Proteins encoded here:
- the LOC123870419 gene encoding dnaJ homolog subfamily C member 21 — encoded protein: MKCHYEVLCVTKEASASEIKKAYRKLALQWHPDKNLENLQEAKEHFQLVQNAYEVLSDPQERAWYDNHREQLLRGAGSSYNDDSLDVYPYFSPSCYKGFGDNPQGFYGVYSEVFSKLAAEETDFLDDPEDVNKIPKFGNSTTPYEEVHEFYAYWMSFSTNKSYVWLDQYEISQGDNRRIIKLMEKENNKIRQKARRERNEEIRRLVSFVRRKDKRVIEHTRQLQEKAEENKKKAEQVRRERIIQRQKEIEEAKKQEGESSFLQSEEYQKKLSEIESLLAEEFGISSDDDTISEGGMESSNEESSKTEEVSETSRATKSSSKNKSAIKNLYCSACNKLFKNVNSFENHENSRKHKENVANMTLGDDIEISDPGENDDVQESPRKTKDKVNGLTEEECDNSTSDIEDNDIRETLSDDSDQIQALPKSQKKKKNKKKAFIPMPESEGNDSHDEMSFNEIEGPSRCRKAKKFNMLKSQIQAKKEADLKKGSQSQTSTENLYEVSSTTPTDDALCDSALPRDRPALPKTQRNVKVKKLVERKPVRTKASETEDSSSALNLRCVICQTDFASKNKLFEHLKKTGHSVPLPHTSFPQKKGKKGNR